The Bradyrhizobium ottawaense genome window below encodes:
- the rplD gene encoding 50S ribosomal protein L4, producing the protein MELKVTTLEGKEAGSVQLSDTIFGLEPRQDIIARCVQWQLNKRQAGTHKAKGRAEIWRTGKKMYKQKGTGGARHGSARVPQFRGGGRAFGPVVRSHATDLPKKVRALALKHALSAKAKDGDLVVIEKAALEAAKTKALLGHFSGLGLTNALIIDGAELNNGFAAAARNIPNMDVLPIQGINVYDILRRQKLVLTKAAIDALEARFK; encoded by the coding sequence ATGGAATTGAAGGTCACCACCCTCGAAGGTAAGGAAGCCGGCTCGGTCCAGCTGTCCGACACCATTTTCGGCCTCGAGCCGCGCCAGGACATCATTGCGCGTTGCGTGCAGTGGCAGCTCAACAAGCGTCAGGCCGGCACGCACAAGGCCAAGGGCCGCGCCGAGATCTGGCGCACCGGCAAGAAGATGTACAAGCAGAAGGGCACCGGCGGTGCTCGTCACGGCTCGGCCCGCGTGCCGCAGTTCCGCGGCGGCGGCCGTGCCTTCGGTCCGGTGGTGCGTTCGCACGCCACCGACCTGCCGAAGAAGGTCCGCGCGCTGGCGCTGAAGCATGCGCTCTCGGCCAAGGCCAAGGACGGCGATCTCGTCGTGATCGAGAAGGCCGCGCTGGAAGCCGCCAAGACCAAGGCGCTGCTCGGTCACTTCTCGGGTCTGGGTCTGACCAACGCGCTGATCATCGACGGCGCCGAGCTCAACAACGGCTTCGCCGCTGCGGCCCGCAACATCCCGAACATGGACGTGCTGCCGATCCAGGGCATCAACGTCTACGACATCCTGCGCCGTCAGAAGCTCGTTCTGACCAAGGCCGCCATCGATGCGCTGGAGGCGCGCTTCAAATGA
- a CDS encoding 50S ribosomal protein L23 — MTKNIEARHYDVILSPVVTEKATIASEHNKVLFKVAAKATKPQIKEAIEKLFDVKVKSVNTLVRKGKTKIFRGNLGSQSNTKRAIVTLEEGHRIDVTTGL, encoded by the coding sequence ATGACGAAGAACATCGAGGCTCGCCACTACGACGTGATCCTGTCGCCGGTCGTGACCGAAAAGGCCACGATCGCCTCGGAGCACAACAAGGTGCTATTCAAGGTGGCCGCCAAGGCGACCAAGCCGCAGATCAAGGAAGCGATCGAGAAGCTGTTCGACGTCAAGGTCAAGAGCGTCAACACGCTGGTCCGCAAGGGCAAGACCAAGATCTTCCGCGGCAATCTCGGCTCGCAGTCGAACACCAAGCGCGCGATCGTGACCCTCGAAGAGGGCCACCGGATCGACGTCACCACCGGTCTGTAA
- the rplB gene encoding 50S ribosomal protein L2 codes for MALKTFNPTTPGQRQLVMVDRSALYKGKPVKALTEGKHSSGGRNNTGRITVRFRGGGHKKTLRTVDFKREKIDVPATVERLEYDPNRTGFIALIKYQDGEQAYILAPQRLAVGDTIIAGNYVDVKPGNVMPLGNMPVGTIIHNIEVKIGKGGQLARSAGTYAQLVGRDQDYVIIRLNSGEQRLVHGRCRGTIGAVSNPDHMNTSIGKAGRNRWLGRKPHNRGVSMNPIDHPHGGGEGRTSGGRHPVTPWGKPTKGKKTRTNKSTNKFILLSRHKRKK; via the coding sequence ATGGCACTGAAGACATTCAATCCTACGACGCCGGGTCAGCGCCAGCTGGTCATGGTCGATCGTTCGGCCCTCTACAAGGGCAAGCCGGTCAAGGCGCTCACCGAGGGCAAGCACTCCTCGGGCGGCCGCAACAACACCGGTCGCATCACCGTGCGCTTCCGTGGCGGTGGCCACAAGAAGACGCTGCGCACCGTGGATTTCAAGCGCGAGAAGATCGACGTCCCCGCGACCGTCGAGCGTCTCGAGTATGATCCGAACCGCACCGGCTTCATCGCGCTGATCAAGTATCAGGACGGCGAGCAGGCCTACATCCTGGCGCCGCAGCGCCTGGCCGTGGGTGACACCATCATCGCCGGCAACTACGTCGACGTGAAGCCGGGCAACGTCATGCCGCTCGGCAACATGCCGGTCGGCACGATCATCCACAACATCGAGGTCAAGATCGGGAAGGGTGGCCAGCTCGCCCGTTCCGCGGGCACCTATGCCCAGCTCGTCGGCCGCGACCAGGACTACGTGATCATCCGCCTGAACTCGGGCGAGCAGCGCCTGGTGCACGGCCGTTGCCGCGGCACGATCGGCGCGGTGTCGAACCCGGATCACATGAACACCTCGATCGGCAAGGCCGGCCGCAACCGTTGGCTGGGCCGCAAGCCGCATAACCGCGGTGTTTCGATGAACCCGATCGACCATCCGCACGGCGGTGGTGAAGGTCGTACCTCGGGCGGCCGCCACCCGGTCACCCCGTGGGGCAAGCCGACCAAGGGCAAGAAGACCCGCACCAACAAGTCGACCAACAAATTCATTCTCCTAAGCCGCCACAAGCGGAAGAAGTAA
- the rpsS gene encoding 30S ribosomal protein S19 — protein MVRSVWKGPFVEGSLLKKADAARASGRHDVIKIWSRRSTILPQFVGLTFGVYNGQKHVPVAVNEEMVGHKFGEFSPTRTFHGHSGDKKAKKA, from the coding sequence ATGGTTCGTTCAGTCTGGAAAGGCCCGTTCGTCGAGGGTTCTCTGCTCAAGAAGGCAGATGCCGCCCGCGCGTCCGGCCGTCACGACGTCATCAAGATCTGGAGCCGTCGCTCGACGATCCTGCCGCAGTTCGTCGGCCTGACCTTCGGCGTCTACAACGGTCAGAAGCACGTGCCGGTGGCCGTCAACGAGGAAATGGTTGGTCACAAGTTCGGCGAGTTCTCGCCGACCCGGACCTTCCATGGCCACTCCGGCGACAAGAAAGCCAAGAAGGCTTGA
- the rplV gene encoding 50S ribosomal protein L22: protein MSKPKRERSLAENEAKAVARMLRVSPQKLNLVAQLIRGRKAAAALADLQFSRKRIAVDVKKCLESAIANAENNHDLDVDDLVVAQAFVGNGLVMKRFAARGRGRSGRVYKPFSQLTIIVRQVEAEAAA from the coding sequence ATGAGCAAACCTAAGCGCGAACGGAGCCTCGCCGAGAACGAGGCCAAGGCGGTCGCCCGGATGCTGCGGGTGAGCCCGCAGAAGCTCAACCTGGTCGCCCAGCTCATTCGCGGCCGGAAGGCAGCTGCTGCGCTCGCCGATCTGCAGTTTTCGCGCAAGCGGATCGCGGTCGACGTGAAGAAGTGCCTGGAATCGGCTATCGCCAATGCCGAGAACAACCACGATCTCGACGTCGACGATCTCGTCGTGGCTCAGGCCTTCGTCGGCAACGGCCTCGTGATGAAGCGCTTCGCCGCTCGCGGCCGTGGCCGTTCGGGCCGTGTCTACAAACCATTTTCGCAGCTGACGATCATCGTTCGTCAGGTCGAAGCCGAAGCAGCCGCTTAA
- the rpsC gene encoding 30S ribosomal protein S3 codes for MGQKINPIGLRLGINRTWDSRWFAGKQEYGKLLHEDVKIREILHKELKQAAVARIVIERPHKKCRVTIHSARPGVVIGKKGADIDKLRKKVADITSSDVVINIVEIRKPELDATLVAESIAQQLERRVAFRRAMKRAVQSAMRLGAEGIRINCSGRLGGAEIARMEWYREGRVPLHTLRADIDYGVATAFTTFGTCGVKVWIFKGEILEHDPMAQDKRMAEGETGGSGDRGGRQRRDTAAA; via the coding sequence ATGGGTCAAAAGATCAATCCGATCGGTCTGCGTCTCGGCATCAACCGCACCTGGGATTCCCGCTGGTTCGCCGGCAAGCAGGAATACGGCAAGCTGCTGCACGAGGACGTCAAGATCCGTGAGATCCTGCACAAGGAGCTCAAGCAGGCGGCCGTCGCCCGCATCGTGATCGAGCGTCCGCACAAGAAGTGCCGCGTCACCATCCACTCGGCTCGTCCGGGCGTGGTGATCGGCAAGAAGGGCGCCGACATCGACAAGCTGCGCAAGAAAGTCGCGGACATCACCTCGTCCGACGTCGTCATCAACATCGTCGAGATCCGCAAGCCGGAGCTCGATGCGACGCTGGTGGCCGAGTCGATCGCGCAGCAGCTCGAGCGCCGCGTGGCGTTCCGCCGTGCCATGAAGCGCGCGGTTCAGTCGGCGATGCGTCTCGGCGCGGAAGGCATCCGCATCAACTGCTCGGGACGTCTGGGCGGTGCGGAAATCGCGCGCATGGAGTGGTACCGCGAAGGTCGCGTGCCGTTGCACACGCTGCGCGCCGACATCGACTACGGCGTTGCGACCGCGTTCACGACCTTCGGCACCTGCGGCGTCAAGGTCTGGATCTTCAAGGGCGAGATCCTCGAGCACGATCCGATGGCCCAGGACAAGAGAATGGCCGAAGGCGAGACGGGTGGCAGTGGTGATCGTGGTGGCCGTCAGCGCCGCGATACGGCTGCAGCCTAA
- the rplP gene encoding 50S ribosomal protein L16 has product MMQPKKTKFRKAHKGRIHGVASSGATLAFGQFGLKATEPERVTARQIEAARRALTRHMKRAGRVWIRVFPDVPVSKKPAEVRMGSGKGSPELWVARVKPGRVLFEIDGVNTQTAREALTLAAAKLPIKTRFVERIAE; this is encoded by the coding sequence ATGATGCAACCTAAGAAAACGAAGTTCCGGAAGGCGCATAAGGGCCGCATCCACGGCGTTGCGTCTTCGGGCGCGACGTTGGCGTTCGGCCAGTTCGGCCTGAAGGCGACCGAGCCTGAGCGCGTCACCGCGCGCCAGATCGAAGCCGCTCGCCGCGCGCTGACCCGCCACATGAAGCGCGCCGGCCGCGTCTGGATCCGCGTGTTCCCCGACGTTCCGGTGTCGAAGAAGCCGGCCGAAGTCCGCATGGGCTCCGGCAAGGGTTCGCCGGAATTGTGGGTCGCCCGCGTCAAGCCGGGCCGGGTGCTGTTCGAGATCGACGGCGTCAACACCCAGACGGCGCGTGAGGCGCTGACCCTGGCGGCCGCCAAGCTGCCGATCAAGACGCGCTTCGTCGAGCGCATTGCGGAGTAA
- the rpmC gene encoding 50S ribosomal protein L29, with product MAQMKIEDIRAMSPDQQDDAVLNLKKERFNLRFQRATGQLENTSRLREARRDIARIKTVAAQTRAKKK from the coding sequence ATGGCCCAGATGAAGATCGAAGACATCCGCGCGATGAGCCCCGACCAGCAGGACGACGCCGTCCTGAACCTGAAGAAGGAGCGCTTCAACCTGCGCTTCCAGCGCGCCACCGGGCAGCTCGAGAACACCTCGCGCCTGCGCGAGGCCCGCCGTGACATCGCCCGGATCAAGACCGTCGCCGCGCAGACGCGCGCGAAGAAGAAGTAA
- the rpsQ gene encoding 30S ribosomal protein S17 → MPKRTLQGVVVSDKQAKTIVVRVDRRFTHPIYKKTIRRSKNYHAHDESNEFKPGDMVWIEESKPISKLKRWVVIRGEHKKSA, encoded by the coding sequence ATGCCGAAACGTACTTTGCAGGGCGTGGTCGTCAGCGACAAGCAAGCCAAGACCATCGTGGTGCGCGTCGATCGCCGCTTCACGCACCCGATCTACAAGAAGACGATCCGCCGTTCGAAGAACTACCACGCGCACGACGAGAGCAACGAGTTCAAGCCGGGCGACATGGTGTGGATCGAGGAATCGAAGCCGATTTCGAAGTTGAAGCGCTGGGTCGTGATCCGGGGCGAGCACAAGAAAAGCGCCTGA
- the rplN gene encoding 50S ribosomal protein L14, whose protein sequence is MIQMQTNLDVADNSGARRVMCIKVLGGSKRRYATIGDIIVVSIKEAIPRGKVKKGDVMKAVVVRVRKDIRRADGSVIRFDRNAAVLINNQSEPVGTRIFGPVPRELRAKNHMKIISLAPEVL, encoded by the coding sequence ATGATTCAGATGCAGACCAACCTCGACGTGGCCGACAATTCTGGCGCACGCCGTGTCATGTGTATCAAGGTGCTCGGGGGCTCCAAGCGCCGCTACGCCACGATCGGCGACATCATCGTCGTTTCGATCAAGGAAGCAATTCCGCGTGGCAAGGTGAAGAAGGGCGACGTGATGAAGGCCGTCGTGGTGCGCGTCCGCAAGGACATCCGCCGCGCCGACGGTTCGGTCATCCGCTTCGACCGCAACGCCGCCGTTCTGATCAACAACCAGTCCGAGCCGGTCGGCACCCGTATCTTCGGGCCCGTGCCGCGCGAGCTGCGCGCGAAGAACCACATGAAGATCATCTCGCTCGCGCCGGAGGTGCTGTGA
- the rplX gene encoding 50S ribosomal protein L24, producing MAAKIRKGDKVVVLTGRDKGRTGEVFEVRPDAGTALVRGINMVKRHQKQTQAQEGGIISKESPIQLSNIAYVGKDGKPTRVGFKILADGKKVRIAKSSGAEIDG from the coding sequence ATGGCTGCCAAGATCCGCAAGGGCGACAAGGTCGTCGTGCTGACCGGCCGCGACAAGGGCCGCACCGGCGAAGTGTTCGAAGTGCGTCCCGACGCCGGCACGGCGCTCGTGCGCGGCATCAACATGGTCAAGCGTCATCAGAAGCAGACGCAGGCCCAGGAGGGCGGCATCATCTCGAAGGAGTCGCCGATCCAACTGTCCAACATCGCGTATGTCGGCAAGGACGGAAAGCCGACCCGCGTCGGATTCAAGATTCTGGCGGACGGCAAGAAGGTCCGCATCGCCAAGAGCTCGGGAGCTGAGATCGATGGCTGA
- the rplE gene encoding 50S ribosomal protein L5 yields the protein MAEAAYTPRLRAEYDAKIRTAMTEKFGYENVMQVPRLDKVVLNMGVGDSVNDRKKAETAAAELTQIAGQKAIVTYSRIAIATFKLRENQPIGCKVTLRKAHMYEFIDRLVTVALPRVRDFRGLNPKSFDGRGNYSLGIKEHIIFPEIDFDKVTEARGMDITVCTTAKTDEEARALLTAFNFPFRQ from the coding sequence ATGGCTGAGGCCGCTTACACGCCGCGCCTGCGCGCGGAATACGATGCGAAGATCCGCACGGCCATGACCGAGAAGTTCGGTTATGAGAACGTCATGCAGGTTCCGCGTCTGGACAAGGTCGTGCTGAACATGGGCGTTGGCGATTCCGTCAACGATCGCAAGAAGGCCGAGACCGCCGCTGCCGAGCTGACCCAGATCGCCGGCCAGAAGGCGATCGTGACCTATTCGCGTATCGCGATCGCGACCTTCAAGCTGCGTGAGAACCAGCCGATCGGCTGCAAGGTCACGCTGCGCAAGGCCCACATGTACGAGTTCATCGATCGCCTGGTGACGGTCGCGCTGCCGCGCGTCCGCGACTTCCGCGGCCTGAACCCGAAGAGCTTCGACGGCCGCGGCAACTACTCGCTCGGCATCAAGGAGCACATCATTTTCCCCGAGATCGACTTCGACAAGGTCACGGAAGCCCGCGGCATGGACATCACCGTCTGCACCACGGCCAAGACCGACGAAGAGGCGAGGGCCTTGTTGACCGCTTTCAATTTCCCGTTCCGGCAGTGA
- the rpsN gene encoding 30S ribosomal protein S14 → MAKKSSVEKNNRRKRMVKNAAAKRERLKAIIADKKLPMEERFAATLKLAEMPRNSSATRIRLRCELSGRPRSNYRKNKLSRIALRELGSKGMVPGLVKSSW, encoded by the coding sequence ATGGCAAAGAAGAGTTCAGTCGAGAAGAACAACCGGCGCAAGCGGATGGTGAAGAACGCCGCCGCCAAGCGCGAGCGGTTGAAGGCGATCATCGCCGACAAGAAGCTGCCGATGGAGGAGCGTTTCGCTGCGACGTTGAAGCTGGCGGAAATGCCGCGCAACTCGTCGGCAACCCGCATCCGCCTGCGCTGCGAGCTGTCGGGCCGCCCGCGCTCGAACTACCGCAAGAACAAGCTGTCCCGTATCGCGCTGCGCGAACTTGGCTCCAAGGGCATGGTCCCGGGCCTCGTGAAGTCCAGCTGGTAA
- the rpsH gene encoding 30S ribosomal protein S8, with protein sequence MSTHDPISDLITRIRNAQMRSKTKVSTPGSKMRENVLEVLKSEGYIRGYATLEHSSGRSEIEIELKYFDGEPVIREIERVSKPGRRVYASVKNLPRVNNGLGISVLSTPKGIMADHSARDANVGGEVLFTVF encoded by the coding sequence ATGTCTACGCACGATCCAATCAGCGATCTGATCACCCGTATCCGCAACGCGCAGATGCGCTCCAAGACCAAGGTCTCCACGCCTGGCTCGAAGATGCGCGAGAACGTGCTCGAGGTCCTCAAGTCCGAGGGCTACATCCGCGGTTACGCCACGCTCGAGCACTCCTCGGGCCGCAGCGAGATCGAGATCGAGCTGAAGTATTTCGACGGCGAGCCCGTCATCCGCGAGATCGAACGTGTTTCCAAGCCCGGGCGTCGCGTCTACGCCTCGGTGAAGAACCTGCCGCGGGTCAACAACGGGCTCGGCATTTCGGTGTTGTCGACGCCGAAGGGGATCATGGCCGACCACAGCGCGCGCGACGCGAATGTGGGCGGTGAAGTCCTCTTCACGGTGTTCTGA
- the rplF gene encoding 50S ribosomal protein L6, whose product MSRVGKRPVAVPSGVTATVDGQTVKMKGPKGQLQFVVHDDVEVKLESGQIMVKPRLETNRARALYGTARAQVANLVEGVTKGFEKKLEITGVGYRAAMQGKNLQLALGYSHDVIYTIPEGITITVPKPTEITVTGSDIQRVGQVAAEIRGYRPPEPYKGKGVKYVGEFIFRKEGKKK is encoded by the coding sequence ATGTCACGTGTTGGCAAAAGGCCTGTGGCGGTTCCGTCGGGTGTGACCGCGACCGTCGATGGGCAGACCGTCAAGATGAAGGGGCCGAAGGGCCAGCTTCAGTTCGTCGTTCATGACGACGTCGAGGTGAAGCTCGAGAGCGGCCAGATCATGGTCAAGCCGCGGCTCGAGACCAATCGCGCCCGCGCGCTCTACGGTACCGCTCGCGCCCAGGTCGCGAATCTGGTCGAAGGCGTCACCAAGGGCTTCGAGAAGAAGCTCGAGATCACCGGCGTCGGTTACCGCGCCGCGATGCAGGGCAAGAACCTGCAGCTCGCGCTCGGCTACAGCCACGACGTGATCTACACGATCCCCGAGGGGATCACGATCACCGTGCCGAAGCCGACCGAGATCACGGTGACGGGCAGCGACATCCAGCGCGTCGGCCAGGTTGCGGCCGAGATCCGCGGTTATCGCCCGCCGGAGCCCTACAAGGGCAAGGGCGTGAAGTATGTTGGCGAATTCATCTTCCGCAAGGAAGGCAAGAAGAAGTAA
- the rplR gene encoding 50S ribosomal protein L18, translated as MSKAKVTNARRKRSVRLKLRRSGGGRPRLSVFRSSKHIYAQVIDDLKGETLASASSLEKSMRDGGKTGADIDAAKAVGKLLAERAAEKGVKEVVFDRGSYLYHGRVKALADAARESGLSF; from the coding sequence ATGTCCAAAGCCAAGGTTACCAATGCCCGGCGCAAGCGGAGTGTGCGGCTGAAGCTGCGCCGCTCCGGTGGTGGTCGTCCGCGTCTGTCGGTGTTCCGCTCGTCCAAGCACATCTACGCCCAGGTCATCGACGACCTGAAGGGCGAGACGCTGGCCTCTGCCTCTTCGCTCGAGAAGTCGATGCGCGACGGCGGCAAGACCGGCGCCGACATCGATGCGGCGAAGGCGGTCGGCAAGCTGCTGGCCGAGCGCGCCGCCGAGAAGGGCGTCAAGGAAGTCGTGTTCGATCGCGGCAGCTACCTCTACCACGGGCGCGTCAAGGCTCTTGCCGACGCAGCGCGTGAGAGCGGGCTGAGCTTCTAA
- the rpsE gene encoding 30S ribosomal protein S5, which yields MAEREQRGGRDQRGGGGRERREREERDSEFVDKLVHINRVAKVVKGGKRFGFAALVVIGDQKGRAGFGHGKAREVPEAIRKATESAKRNLTRVSLREGRTLHHDIAGRHGAGRVYLRAAPAGTGIIAGGPMRAVFETLGVQDVVAKSIGSSNPYNMVRATFDALKHQDSPRSVAARRNIKVSTLQSRRIGGDAEAAAD from the coding sequence ATGGCAGAACGCGAACAACGTGGTGGACGCGATCAACGCGGCGGCGGCGGACGTGAACGCAGGGAGCGCGAGGAGCGCGACAGCGAGTTCGTCGACAAGCTCGTCCACATCAACCGCGTGGCCAAGGTCGTCAAGGGCGGCAAGCGCTTCGGTTTCGCAGCGCTGGTCGTGATCGGCGACCAGAAGGGCCGCGCCGGCTTCGGTCACGGCAAGGCACGCGAAGTGCCGGAGGCGATCCGCAAGGCCACCGAGTCCGCCAAGCGCAACCTGACCCGCGTCTCGCTGCGTGAGGGCCGCACGCTCCATCACGACATCGCCGGCCGTCATGGCGCGGGCCGTGTCTACCTGCGTGCAGCTCCCGCCGGTACCGGCATCATCGCCGGCGGCCCGATGCGCGCCGTGTTCGAGACGCTCGGCGTCCAGGACGTGGTCGCCAAGTCGATCGGCTCGTCGAACCCCTACAACATGGTTCGCGCGACCTTCGACGCGCTGAAGCATCAGGATTCGCCGCGTTCGGTCGCAGCCCGCCGCAACATCAAGGTATCCACTCTGCAGTCCCGCCGTATCGGTGGTGATGCCGAGGCGGCTGCCGACTAA
- the rpmD gene encoding 50S ribosomal protein L30, with translation MAKASKTIKLEQTGSAIRRHHSQRSTLIGLKLNKIGRTSELQDTPAVRGMIEKVHHLVRIVDEK, from the coding sequence ATGGCCAAGGCCAGCAAGACGATCAAGCTCGAGCAGACCGGCAGCGCGATCCGGCGCCATCACTCGCAGCGCTCGACGCTGATCGGGCTCAAGCTCAACAAGATCGGTCGCACCAGCGAACTGCAGGACACCCCGGCAGTCCGTGGCATGATCGAGAAGGTTCACCATCTCGTCCGCATCGTCGACGAGAAGTAA
- the rplO gene encoding 50S ribosomal protein L15, whose protein sequence is MKLSDIADNAGSRKKRMRVGRGIGSGKGKQSGRGGKGQTARSGVRIKGFEGGQMPMHRRLPKRGFNNIFRVEFAEINLDRLQEAVDAKKIDAGSVVNVEALVKGGVLRRPKGGLRLLGRGELKSKLNIEVHGATKTAIAAVEKAGGSVKILAPAKEEGEAA, encoded by the coding sequence ATGAAGCTCAGCGATATCGCCGACAACGCCGGCTCGCGCAAGAAGCGCATGCGCGTCGGCCGTGGCATCGGTTCGGGCAAGGGCAAGCAGTCCGGCCGCGGCGGCAAGGGTCAGACCGCGCGTTCGGGCGTGCGCATCAAGGGTTTCGAAGGCGGCCAGATGCCGATGCATCGCCGTCTGCCCAAGCGCGGCTTCAACAACATCTTCCGTGTCGAGTTCGCCGAGATCAATCTCGACCGGCTCCAGGAAGCGGTCGATGCCAAGAAGATCGACGCCGGCAGCGTCGTGAACGTCGAGGCCCTGGTGAAGGGCGGCGTGCTGCGCCGGCCGAAGGGTGGTCTGCGGCTGCTCGGCCGCGGCGAGCTCAAGTCCAAGCTCAACATCGAAGTCCACGGCGCCACCAAGACCGCGATCGCCGCGGTCGAGAAGGCCGGCGGCTCGGTGAAGATCCTCGCCCCTGCCAAGGAAGAAGGCGAGGCGGCGTAA
- the secY gene encoding preprotein translocase subunit SecY: protein MASAAEQLAANLNFGAFAKADELKKRIWFTLGALLVYRLGTYIPLPGIDPNIWEQVFRSQAGGILGMFNMFAGGGIHRMAIFALNIMPYISASIIIQLLTTVSPQLEALKKEGESGRKLLNQYTRYLTVILAAFQSYGIAVGLEGAGNVVSDPGLFFRLSTAITLTGGTMFLMWLGEQITSRGIGNGISLIILAGIVAELPAALANMLELGRQGAMSTGLILVVIIMAVAVIAFIVFMERAQRRLLIQYPKRQVGNKMFEGQSSHLPLKLNTSGVIPPIFASSLLLLPTTVANFNAGSGPEWFQWITTQLGHGRPLFLIMYLALIVFFAFFYTAIVFNPTETADNLKKHGGFIPGIRPGERTAEYIDYVLSRITVLGAVYLAIVCLIPEILISYASVPFYFGGTSLLIVVSVTMDTVAQVQGYLLAHQYEGLIRKSKLRGRRR from the coding sequence ATGGCCTCTGCAGCGGAACAACTGGCAGCCAATCTCAATTTCGGTGCGTTTGCCAAGGCTGACGAACTGAAGAAGCGCATCTGGTTCACCCTGGGTGCGCTGCTCGTTTATCGGCTCGGGACCTACATCCCGCTCCCCGGCATCGATCCCAATATCTGGGAGCAGGTGTTCCGCTCCCAGGCGGGCGGCATCCTCGGCATGTTCAACATGTTCGCCGGCGGCGGCATCCACCGCATGGCGATCTTCGCCTTGAACATCATGCCGTATATCTCGGCCTCGATCATCATCCAGCTCCTCACCACCGTCTCGCCGCAACTCGAGGCGCTGAAGAAGGAAGGCGAGTCCGGCCGCAAGCTGCTGAACCAGTACACCCGCTATCTCACGGTGATCCTGGCCGCGTTCCAGTCCTACGGCATCGCGGTGGGCCTCGAGGGCGCCGGCAACGTCGTCAGCGACCCCGGCCTGTTCTTCCGCCTGTCCACCGCGATCACGCTGACCGGCGGCACCATGTTCCTGATGTGGCTGGGCGAGCAGATCACCTCGCGCGGCATCGGCAACGGCATCTCGCTGATCATTCTCGCCGGCATCGTCGCCGAGCTGCCCGCCGCGCTCGCCAACATGCTCGAGCTCGGCCGTCAGGGCGCGATGTCGACCGGCCTGATCCTGGTCGTCATCATCATGGCGGTCGCCGTGATCGCCTTCATCGTGTTCATGGAGCGCGCGCAGCGCCGCCTCCTGATCCAGTATCCGAAGCGCCAGGTCGGCAACAAGATGTTCGAGGGCCAGTCCTCGCATCTGCCGCTCAAGCTCAACACCTCCGGCGTGATCCCGCCGATCTTCGCGTCCTCGCTGCTGCTGCTGCCGACTACGGTTGCGAACTTCAACGCGGGCAGCGGGCCGGAATGGTTCCAGTGGATCACGACCCAGCTCGGCCATGGCCGTCCGCTGTTCCTGATCATGTATCTGGCGCTGATCGTGTTCTTCGCCTTCTTCTACACCGCGATCGTATTCAACCCGACCGAGACCGCGGACAATCTGAAGAAGCACGGCGGCTTCATTCCGGGCATCCGTCCCGGCGAGCGTACCGCGGAATATATCGACTACGTGCTGTCGCGCATCACCGTGCTCGGCGCGGTCTATCTGGCGATCGTCTGCTTGATCCCGGAGATCCTGATCTCCTACGCGTCGGTGCCGTTCTACTTCGGCGGCACCTCGCTGCTGATCGTGGTCAGCGTCACCATGGACACGGTGGCACAGGTGCAGGGTTATCTGCTGGCGCATCAGTACGAAGGCCTGATCCGCAAGTCGAAGCTGCGCGGCCGCCGTAGATGA